One genomic region from Candidatus Methylomirabilis tolerans encodes:
- a CDS encoding aspartate aminotransferase family protein, producing the protein MKKSGVSIYEQFRRMHPRSEALFRRAQMTIAGGLTHDIRHLHPFPIYVDRAHGSRKWDVDDHELIDYWMGHGALILGHGHPTVQQAIVDQLGRGTHYGACHELEIQWAEQVLKLIPGIDRVRFVGSGTEATLLAIRIARAVTGRDKIVKFEGHFHGWHDYAAAAIRPPFDRPMSAGVPQGVLHDILICPPNDWDAFMMLTAHRNDIAGVILEPAGGSCGTIPTDLGFLKRLRDFTRAQDIALIFDEVISGFRLAPGGAQQQYGIYADLTTLAKILAGGMPGGAVAGRAPLMDQLAFRDDQTWNREERVWHAGTFNANPLSAAAGTATLPLLADGQVQSRADRAGQALRDGINEVIAQLGADACAYGESSIVNLFLQPRRHALLLDRPDSTVDHCLLMEHPNQEAYHQMRCALILNGVDFPLFHGWVSAAHSDEDMEKTIRAFEAALRLMQDEGAL; encoded by the coding sequence TTGAAGAAGAGCGGGGTATCGATCTACGAGCAGTTTCGCCGGATGCATCCTCGTTCTGAGGCCCTGTTCCGTCGAGCGCAGATGACCATTGCGGGCGGCCTGACTCACGATATCCGGCACCTTCATCCTTTCCCCATCTATGTAGATCGGGCTCACGGCTCCAGAAAGTGGGATGTCGATGACCACGAGTTGATCGACTACTGGATGGGACACGGGGCGCTCATCCTCGGCCATGGCCACCCGACCGTCCAACAGGCTATTGTCGATCAGCTTGGCCGCGGAACCCACTACGGCGCGTGTCACGAGTTGGAGATTCAGTGGGCCGAGCAGGTACTCAAACTTATTCCCGGAATCGATCGGGTCCGCTTTGTCGGCTCGGGGACCGAGGCCACACTGCTGGCAATCCGGATTGCCCGTGCCGTAACGGGTAGAGACAAGATCGTCAAGTTCGAAGGACATTTTCACGGATGGCACGACTATGCGGCGGCCGCAATCCGTCCGCCTTTTGATCGCCCCATGTCCGCCGGTGTCCCGCAAGGCGTCCTTCACGATATCCTCATCTGCCCACCGAACGATTGGGACGCATTCATGATGTTGACGGCACATCGCAATGATATCGCCGGCGTGATCCTGGAGCCGGCCGGCGGCAGTTGCGGCACGATCCCCACCGATCTTGGTTTCCTGAAACGACTCCGGGACTTTACCCGGGCCCAAGACATCGCGCTGATCTTTGACGAGGTGATCAGCGGGTTCCGCTTGGCCCCTGGCGGCGCGCAGCAGCAGTATGGGATTTACGCCGACCTGACCACGCTGGCCAAGATTCTCGCCGGGGGGATGCCTGGTGGCGCTGTGGCCGGCCGCGCGCCGCTGATGGATCAGCTGGCCTTCAGGGATGATCAGACCTGGAACCGGGAGGAGCGGGTGTGGCACGCCGGGACCTTCAACGCTAATCCGCTCTCGGCGGCGGCCGGCACAGCGACACTTCCGCTTCTGGCCGACGGCCAGGTCCAGAGCAGAGCCGATCGCGCCGGACAGGCGCTGCGGGACGGTATCAATGAAGTGATCGCGCAACTCGGTGCAGACGCCTGCGCCTATGGCGAATCATCGATCGTCAATCTTTTCCTCCAGCCTCGTCGTCATGCTCTTCTCCTCGACCGACCCGACTCCACAGTCGATCATTGCCTCCTCATGGAGCACCCGAACCAAGAGGCCTATCATCAGATGCGCTGTGCGCTGATCCTGAACGGCGTCGATTTTCCCCTCTTTCACGGGTGGGTCTCGGCAGCCCATTCGGATGAGGACATGGAAAAGACCATCCGAGCCTTTGAGGCCGCACTTCGGCTGATGCAGGATGAAGGCGCGCTGTAA